In one window of Fictibacillus phosphorivorans DNA:
- a CDS encoding helix-turn-helix domain-containing protein gives MKDKHYRPKPLLTKREREVFELLVQDKTTKEIAEQLFISEKTVRNHISNTMQKLGVKGRSQAVVELLRLGELEI, from the coding sequence TTGAAAGATAAACACTACCGACCGAAGCCTCTACTTACAAAAAGAGAGAGAGAAGTTTTCGAACTATTAGTTCAAGATAAGACCACAAAAGAAATTGCGGAACAATTATTTATTAGTGAGAAAACAGTTCGTAACCATATTTCAAATACCATGCAAAAGCTTGGGGTTAAAGGACGCTCTCAAGCCGTTGTAGAGTTATTGAGGCTTGGAGAACTCGAGATTTAG
- a CDS encoding acyl-CoA thioesterase → MARQDYISNMDEWKKDFSFFHELQVRFGEIDGFGHVNNTNIFTYMEESRIAMFKELGLMNDWGAPDSIEIPVVADLQCDYLAQIMYDERLRVYVKINEVGSSSIDIHYLGINEKQNPVFTGRGAIVQISRKNGRPVKWSDELKKQLKSFSKEAHV, encoded by the coding sequence TTGGCTAGACAAGACTACATATCAAATATGGATGAGTGGAAAAAGGACTTTTCTTTTTTTCATGAGTTACAAGTACGCTTTGGTGAGATCGACGGATTCGGCCATGTGAATAATACGAATATCTTTACTTATATGGAAGAATCACGAATCGCCATGTTTAAAGAATTGGGTTTAATGAATGACTGGGGGGCTCCTGATTCAATAGAGATTCCGGTCGTTGCAGACCTGCAATGTGATTATTTAGCACAGATTATGTACGATGAAAGATTAAGAGTATATGTGAAGATAAATGAAGTAGGCTCGTCTTCGATTGATATCCATTACTTAGGGATTAATGAGAAGCAGAATCCTGTATTTACAGGAAGAGGTGCGATCGTCCAGATTTCTAGAAAGAATGGCCGACCTGTTAAGTGGAGTGATGAGCTAAAGAAGCAATTAAAAAGTTTTTCTAAAGAAGCCCATGTATAA
- the sdhB gene encoding succinate dehydrogenase iron-sulfur subunit, with the protein MSTKMVKFIISRQDNPETAPYLEEFEIPHRPNMNVISALMEIRRNPVNAKGEATTPVTWEMGCLEEVCGACSMVINGKPRQSCTALVDQLEQPIRLEPMKTFPVVRDLAIDRSRMFDALKRVKAWIPIDGTYDLGPGPRMPETKRQWAYELSKCMTCGVCLEACPNVNTNSDFIGPAPLSQVRLFNAHPTGEMNKEERLNAIMDDGGLAECGNSQNCVQSCPKGIPLTTSIAALNRDTSFQAFKNFFGSDR; encoded by the coding sequence ATGAGCACAAAAATGGTGAAATTCATCATCTCAAGACAGGACAACCCAGAAACTGCCCCATATTTAGAAGAGTTTGAGATTCCGCATCGTCCGAATATGAACGTAATATCTGCTCTTATGGAAATTCGTAGAAATCCTGTTAACGCTAAAGGGGAAGCTACGACTCCCGTTACTTGGGAGATGGGTTGTTTAGAAGAAGTTTGTGGAGCATGTTCGATGGTAATCAACGGTAAGCCGAGACAATCTTGTACGGCTCTTGTTGATCAATTGGAACAGCCGATTCGACTTGAACCAATGAAAACATTCCCGGTTGTCCGTGATTTGGCGATCGATAGAAGTAGAATGTTTGATGCACTTAAACGAGTTAAAGCTTGGATTCCAATCGATGGTACTTATGATCTTGGACCAGGTCCTCGTATGCCTGAGACAAAGCGTCAATGGGCATATGAACTTTCAAAATGTATGACTTGTGGTGTATGTTTAGAAGCATGTCCGAACGTGAATACAAATTCAGACTTTATTGGACCTGCACCTTTATCACAAGTTCGTCTATTTAATGCTCACCCAACTGGTGAAATGAACAAAGAAGAACGTTTAAACGCGATCATGGATGACGGAGGGCTTGCAGAGTGCGGTAACTCGCAAAACTGTGTTCAGTCTTGTCCGAAAGGAATTCCCTTAACAACTTCAATCGCTGCACTTAATCGTGATACAAGCTTCCAAGCTTTTAAAAATTTCTTTGGCAGTGATCGTTAA
- the sdhA gene encoding succinate dehydrogenase flavoprotein subunit: MSNQKIIVVGGGLAGLMATIKAAEAGVNVDLFSVVPVKRSHSVCAQGGINGAVNTKGEGDSPWEHFDDSVYGGDFLANQPPVKAMCDAAPGIIHLMDRMGVMFNRTPEGLLDFRRFGGTQHHRTAFAGATTGQQLLYALDEQVRRHEVAGLVTKYEGWEFLSAIIDDEGQCRGITAQNLKTMEIVSFPADAVIMATGGPGIIFGKSTNSVINTGGAASALYQQGVYYANGEFIQIHPTAIPGDDKLRLMSESARGEGGRVWTYKDGKPWYFLEEKYPAYGNLVPRDIATREIFHVCVDLKLGINGENMVYLDLSHKDPKELDIKLGGIIEIYEKFMGDDPRKVPMKIFPAVHYSMGGMWVDYDQMTNIPGLFAAGECEYQYHGANRLGANSLLSAIFGGMEAGPSAVRYIRGLEKTVEDVPSTVFDNQVKKDQEVYNNILSMDGTENAYVIHKELGEWMTDNVTVVRYNDKLKQTDEKIQELMQRYKNININDTSKWSNQGASFTRQLWHMLQLARVITLGALNRDESRGAHYKPDFPERNDEQWLKTTKAKFNPTTNGPEFEYEEVDVSLIQPRKRDYSKKKAGV, encoded by the coding sequence TTGAGTAATCAGAAAATAATTGTTGTTGGCGGAGGTCTCGCCGGTTTGATGGCTACAATCAAAGCAGCTGAAGCTGGTGTTAACGTTGACCTCTTTTCAGTTGTTCCAGTAAAACGTTCGCATTCTGTTTGTGCTCAAGGTGGTATAAACGGTGCTGTAAATACGAAAGGTGAAGGAGATTCACCGTGGGAGCACTTTGATGACTCTGTATACGGTGGGGACTTCTTAGCGAACCAACCTCCTGTAAAAGCAATGTGTGACGCGGCACCAGGAATCATTCATCTAATGGACCGTATGGGTGTAATGTTTAACAGAACACCTGAAGGATTACTTGACTTCCGTCGTTTCGGAGGAACTCAGCATCACCGTACTGCATTTGCTGGTGCCACAACAGGTCAGCAATTATTGTATGCACTAGATGAGCAAGTTCGTCGCCACGAGGTAGCAGGCCTTGTAACGAAATATGAAGGCTGGGAATTCTTATCTGCCATTATTGATGACGAAGGTCAATGCCGAGGGATTACTGCTCAAAACTTGAAAACGATGGAGATCGTAAGTTTCCCTGCTGATGCAGTTATTATGGCGACGGGTGGACCTGGAATCATTTTCGGTAAATCTACGAACTCTGTAATTAACACAGGTGGAGCCGCTTCAGCTCTTTATCAGCAAGGGGTATATTATGCGAACGGTGAGTTTATTCAGATTCACCCGACTGCTATCCCTGGAGATGACAAGCTTCGATTGATGAGTGAATCAGCACGTGGTGAAGGCGGACGTGTTTGGACATATAAAGACGGAAAACCTTGGTACTTCCTTGAAGAGAAGTATCCAGCATACGGAAACCTTGTTCCTCGTGATATCGCTACACGTGAAATATTCCATGTGTGTGTGGATCTGAAGCTAGGAATCAATGGTGAGAACATGGTATACCTTGATCTTTCACACAAAGATCCTAAAGAACTTGATATCAAGCTTGGTGGAATCATCGAGATCTATGAGAAGTTCATGGGTGATGACCCTCGTAAAGTTCCAATGAAGATCTTCCCTGCGGTTCACTATTCTATGGGTGGAATGTGGGTTGATTATGATCAGATGACGAACATTCCTGGTCTCTTTGCAGCTGGTGAGTGTGAGTATCAATATCATGGTGCTAATAGATTAGGAGCGAACTCGCTGCTTTCAGCTATTTTCGGTGGTATGGAAGCTGGCCCGTCAGCTGTTCGATATATTAGAGGATTAGAAAAAACAGTTGAGGATGTACCTTCTACTGTGTTTGATAACCAAGTGAAAAAGGATCAAGAAGTATACAACAATATTCTATCAATGGATGGAACTGAAAATGCTTATGTAATCCATAAAGAGCTTGGAGAATGGATGACAGATAATGTAACGGTTGTAAGATACAACGATAAATTGAAACAAACGGATGAAAAGATCCAAGAATTGATGCAGCGTTACAAAAACATCAATATTAACGATACATCCAAGTGGAGCAATCAAGGTGCATCATTTACGCGTCAACTATGGCACATGCTTCAACTGGCTCGTGTAATTACGCTAGGAGCACTTAACCGTGATGAAAGCCGTGGAGCACATTACAAACCAGACTTCCCTGAACGTAATGATGAACAATGGTTAAAAACAACAAAAGCGAAATTTAATCCAACAACAAACGGACCAGAATTTGAGTATGAAGAAGTAGATGTTTCGCTTATCCAGCCACGTAAACGTGACTATTCTAAGAAGAAGGCAGGGGTGTAA
- a CDS encoding succinate dehydrogenase cytochrome b558 subunit: MAGSRDFINRRIHSLLGVIPIGIFLVQHLVVNHFATRDAEAFNKAAHFMESLPFRIFLETFVIYLPILFHAVYGLYITFQAKNNVTRYGYFRNMMFLVQRVTGVITLIFIAWHVWETRVQAAFGQEVNFDMMADILSSPFMVAFYLVGVLSAVFHFANGLWSFFVSWGLTVSPRSQKISTYVTMGVFVALAIVSVRTIFAFI, translated from the coding sequence ATGGCTGGCAGTAGAGATTTTATTAACAGAAGAATTCATTCATTATTAGGAGTAATTCCGATCGGGATCTTTCTCGTGCAGCATTTAGTTGTAAACCATTTTGCAACGAGGGATGCTGAAGCATTTAACAAAGCGGCTCATTTTATGGAAAGTTTACCTTTTCGTATTTTCCTAGAAACGTTTGTGATCTACTTACCAATTTTGTTTCATGCCGTATATGGACTTTACATTACGTTTCAAGCAAAAAATAATGTTACCCGCTATGGCTACTTCCGCAACATGATGTTCCTCGTTCAGCGTGTAACAGGCGTAATTACATTAATTTTTATTGCTTGGCATGTGTGGGAAACACGTGTACAGGCTGCTTTTGGGCAAGAAGTGAACTTTGATATGATGGCAGACATCTTAAGTTCTCCATTCATGGTTGCCTTCTATCTTGTAGGTGTTTTATCAGCAGTATTCCATTTTGCAAACGGATTATGGTCGTTCTTTGTCAGCTGGGGCCTTACAGTTTCGCCTCGTTCACAGAAAATATCAACATACGTAACAATGGGTGTATTTGTTGCACTTGCAATTGTTAGCGTAAGAACAATCTTTGCATTCATTTAA
- a CDS encoding YslB family protein produces the protein MFKQKTKDENTPVEQLSVSAFGYEILRSDLLPELLGKQERNILYWAGRHLARKYPLHTMEEVHAFFVEAGWGTLEMIEASKTEMNFSLNSQLIMKRMENFNHQTFSLEAGFLAEQVQLQKKCTTEALESTKRNKVFITVQWDKKDTIE, from the coding sequence ATGTTTAAACAAAAGACAAAGGATGAAAACACCCCTGTAGAACAGCTTTCTGTTTCAGCTTTTGGGTATGAGATCCTTCGAAGCGACTTATTGCCTGAACTTCTTGGCAAACAAGAACGAAATATTCTCTATTGGGCAGGAAGACACTTAGCTAGAAAATATCCTTTACATACGATGGAAGAAGTTCACGCTTTTTTTGTTGAAGCTGGCTGGGGTACTCTTGAAATGATCGAAGCTTCAAAAACAGAGATGAATTTCTCTTTAAACTCTCAACTGATCATGAAACGCATGGAAAACTTCAATCATCAAACATTCAGCCTAGAAGCAGGCTTCCTCGCTGAACAAGTTCAGCTACAAAAAAAATGTACGACAGAAGCTTTAGAATCTACAAAACGAAACAAAGTTTTTATCACTGTTCAATGGGACAAAAAAGATACGATTGAATAA
- a CDS encoding aspartate kinase, translating to MGRIVQKFGGTSVGSVERIQNVAKRIIHEVDAGNEVVVVVSAMGKTTDELVKLATEISGNPSKREMDMLLTTGEQITIALLTMALHQEGYKAQSLTGWQAGIQTEDAFSNARILDIDSKRISDLLKDGHIVVVAGFQGLIPETKDIATLGRGGSDTTAVALAAALKADRCDIYTDVTGVYTTDPRVVNSARKLPSISYDEMLEMANLGAGVLHPRAVEFAKNYNITLEVRSSMSEERGTLVEEEVSMEQNLMVRGLAFEGNITKITVSSVPNEIHALAELFTILASNGINVDIIIQNVLNEEKTNISFSIESNSLSATQEVLAAHQAQLGFESISYEQGLAKVSIVGSGMISNPGVAAKMFKALSDQEIMIKMVSTSEIKVSTVVKQEDMIKSIETLHDVFELDARVPVQNT from the coding sequence ATGGGAAGAATCGTTCAAAAATTTGGCGGAACTAGTGTTGGATCTGTTGAGCGTATACAAAATGTTGCAAAACGAATCATCCATGAAGTGGATGCAGGAAATGAAGTCGTGGTTGTGGTTTCAGCGATGGGTAAAACAACGGATGAACTTGTCAAACTCGCAACAGAGATCAGTGGGAACCCTTCTAAACGGGAGATGGATATGCTTCTTACGACAGGAGAGCAAATTACGATCGCTCTATTGACGATGGCGTTGCATCAAGAGGGATATAAAGCTCAATCATTAACAGGATGGCAAGCAGGTATTCAAACGGAAGATGCCTTTTCAAATGCAAGAATACTAGACATTGATTCAAAGCGAATCTCAGATTTATTAAAAGATGGCCATATCGTGGTTGTTGCAGGTTTTCAAGGTCTTATTCCTGAAACCAAAGATATTGCAACTCTTGGCAGAGGTGGATCAGATACAACAGCTGTTGCACTAGCGGCAGCATTAAAAGCAGACCGATGTGACATTTACACCGATGTGACAGGTGTCTATACGACAGATCCTCGTGTAGTGAATTCAGCTAGAAAACTACCTTCGATCTCATATGATGAGATGTTAGAGATGGCGAACCTTGGTGCAGGTGTTTTACATCCAAGAGCGGTTGAGTTTGCTAAAAACTATAATATTACATTAGAAGTAAGATCAAGCATGAGCGAAGAACGTGGAACATTAGTAGAGGAGGAAGTATCGATGGAACAAAATTTAATGGTTAGAGGTCTTGCATTTGAAGGAAACATAACAAAAATTACGGTTTCTTCAGTACCTAATGAAATTCATGCTTTAGCCGAACTGTTTACGATTTTGGCTTCTAATGGTATCAATGTAGACATCATCATTCAAAATGTATTAAATGAAGAGAAAACAAATATTTCATTTTCGATCGAATCGAACTCATTGTCTGCTACACAAGAAGTGCTTGCAGCACATCAAGCACAATTAGGTTTTGAATCGATCAGTTATGAACAGGGATTGGCAAAGGTATCAATCGTTGGTTCAGGCATGATCTCAAATCCTGGCGTCGCCGCTAAAATGTTTAAAGCTCTGTCAGACCAAGAGATCATGATCAAGATGGTAAGTACTTCCGAGATTAAGGTATCAACTGTTGTGAAACAAGAGGATATGATCAAATCGATTGAAACGCTGCATGATGTGTTTGAGTTAGATGCTCGTGTTCCAGTTCAGAACACGTAA
- the uvrC gene encoding excinuclease ABC subunit UvrC: protein MLLPDQPGCYLMKNEFGKVIYVGKAKVLKNRVKSYFSGTHDGKTQRLVSEIRDFEYIVTSTEMEALVLEMNLIKKHDPRYNVMLKDDKSYPYLKITAEKQPRLLYIRKIKKDGGKYFGPFVNAYAAQETKKLLDRIFPLRKCDTMPKRVCLYYHIGQCLGPCVYDVSEQENKKMVDGIVKFLNGGYQDVKNELSEKMLEASEALNFERAKELRDQIQHIEAVMEKQKMMTADLVDRDVFGYHFDKGWMCVQVFFIRQGKVIARDISVFPFYGEANEDLLTFIGQFYLQKNHLLPKEILLPQEVDANLVSELLQVKVLQPKKGQKKELVELATKNASLALHEKFALIEQDEARTIKAVENLGERIGIAAPYRIEAFDNSNIHGTDPVSAMVVFVDGKPYKKDYRKYKIKSVEGPDDYASMKEVVRRRYTRVLREEGELPSLILIDGGKGQISAAQDVLENELNLFIPVAGLSKDEKHRTSQLWIGDPPEIIHLARNSQEFYLLQRIQDEVHRFAISFHRKVRSKSMFESTLDSIAGIGDKRKKMLLRHFGSLKKLKEASVDEIQAAGVPKPVAELIEKAFLSNE from the coding sequence ATGTTGCTTCCCGATCAACCGGGCTGCTATCTCATGAAGAATGAGTTCGGAAAAGTGATTTATGTTGGAAAAGCAAAAGTGTTAAAGAACCGTGTAAAGTCTTATTTTTCTGGGACACATGATGGCAAAACACAAAGACTTGTAAGTGAGATCAGAGATTTTGAATACATCGTAACTTCTACCGAGATGGAAGCACTGGTCCTTGAGATGAATTTAATAAAAAAGCACGACCCTCGTTATAACGTTATGCTTAAAGATGATAAGAGCTATCCATATTTAAAGATCACTGCTGAAAAGCAGCCAAGACTTCTGTATATACGGAAGATTAAAAAAGACGGTGGAAAATATTTCGGTCCTTTCGTGAACGCTTATGCTGCCCAAGAAACGAAAAAACTGTTAGATCGTATCTTTCCTCTTCGAAAGTGTGACACGATGCCTAAACGTGTGTGTCTGTATTATCATATTGGGCAATGTTTAGGACCTTGCGTATATGACGTATCCGAACAGGAAAACAAGAAGATGGTTGACGGTATCGTAAAATTTCTGAACGGTGGTTATCAAGACGTTAAAAATGAGTTATCGGAAAAGATGCTAGAGGCGTCTGAAGCATTGAACTTTGAACGTGCAAAAGAGCTTAGAGATCAGATACAGCATATTGAAGCTGTTATGGAAAAGCAAAAGATGATGACGGCAGATTTAGTCGATAGAGACGTGTTTGGCTACCATTTCGATAAAGGATGGATGTGTGTACAAGTCTTCTTCATCAGACAAGGGAAAGTGATCGCTCGAGATATTTCTGTCTTTCCTTTTTATGGAGAAGCGAATGAGGACTTGCTAACCTTTATTGGCCAGTTCTATCTGCAGAAGAATCACCTTTTGCCTAAAGAGATTCTGCTTCCTCAGGAAGTGGATGCTAATCTAGTATCGGAACTTCTTCAAGTGAAAGTATTGCAACCAAAAAAAGGACAAAAGAAAGAGCTAGTAGAGTTAGCTACTAAGAACGCGTCCTTAGCTCTTCACGAAAAATTTGCCCTAATCGAGCAAGATGAAGCGAGAACGATTAAAGCCGTTGAGAACCTTGGAGAGAGAATTGGGATCGCTGCTCCTTATCGTATCGAAGCGTTCGACAACTCAAATATACATGGAACAGATCCTGTTTCTGCGATGGTTGTTTTTGTTGATGGTAAACCTTATAAAAAGGATTATCGAAAATACAAGATCAAATCTGTAGAAGGACCAGATGATTATGCTTCTATGAAAGAAGTTGTTCGCCGAAGATATACGAGAGTGTTAAGAGAAGAAGGGGAGCTTCCTAGTCTCATTTTGATCGATGGGGGAAAAGGCCAGATATCAGCAGCTCAAGATGTTTTAGAAAACGAGCTTAACTTATTTATTCCAGTGGCAGGTTTGTCCAAAGATGAAAAACATAGAACGTCACAGCTATGGATCGGTGATCCTCCAGAGATAATACACCTGGCTCGAAACAGTCAGGAGTTCTATCTGTTGCAACGAATTCAAGATGAAGTTCATAGGTTTGCAATCTCTTTCCACCGAAAAGTTCGTTCTAAAAGTATGTTTGAATCAACATTAGACAGCATTGCGGGCATCGGTGACAAACGTAAAAAGATGCTTCTTCGCCATTTTGGATCGTTAAAGAAATTAAAAGAAGCTTCTGTTGATGAGATTCAAGCAGCAGGTGTACCTAAACCAGTAGCCGAGCTTATTGAAAAAGCATTTTTGTCAAATGAGTAG
- the trxA gene encoding thioredoxin, with product MAIVNASDQTFNTETNEGLVLADFWAPWCGPCKMIAPVLEEVDQEMEEVKVVKLDVDENQETAGKYGVMSIPTLLVFKDGQVVDQVVGFQPKEALVELLNKHK from the coding sequence ATGGCTATTGTTAATGCATCAGATCAAACATTTAATACAGAAACGAACGAAGGTTTAGTACTTGCTGATTTTTGGGCACCATGGTGCGGACCTTGTAAAATGATCGCTCCTGTTCTTGAAGAAGTAGATCAAGAGATGGAAGAAGTAAAAGTTGTTAAACTTGATGTAGATGAAAACCAAGAAACAGCTGGTAAATACGGTGTTATGAGTATCCCAACTCTACTTGTATTTAAAGATGGTCAAGTGGTTGATCAAGTTGTTGGTTTCCAACCGAAAGAAGCTTTAGTTGAACTATTAAACAAACATAAATAA
- a CDS encoding histidine phosphatase family protein — protein MTTIAFIRHGETDWNTEKRAQGCKDIPLNDNGKDQAERLAKRFSDERWDAIYASPLLRAYKTAEAISGITGLNVIADERLREISFGETEGTTEVERVERWGENWMELDLGRETNEEADLRWKAALQDIIQKHRDEKVLIVSHGALLVRIFKELLQDDTDRWYGLNNTSFSVFNLKAENDWSCELFNCQKHLETSATK, from the coding sequence ATGACTACGATTGCATTCATTCGTCACGGTGAAACGGATTGGAATACTGAAAAAAGAGCTCAAGGATGTAAGGATATTCCGCTCAACGACAACGGAAAGGATCAAGCGGAACGTCTAGCAAAAAGATTTTCTGATGAGAGATGGGATGCTATATATGCCAGTCCACTACTTAGAGCTTATAAAACAGCTGAAGCGATCAGTGGGATAACAGGGTTGAACGTGATAGCTGATGAAAGACTTCGCGAGATTTCTTTTGGAGAAACAGAAGGTACCACGGAGGTCGAACGAGTTGAGCGCTGGGGAGAAAATTGGATGGAGCTCGACTTAGGCAGGGAAACAAATGAGGAAGCAGATCTTCGATGGAAAGCAGCGTTACAAGACATCATTCAAAAGCATAGGGATGAAAAAGTTTTGATCGTTAGTCACGGTGCTTTACTGGTAAGGATTTTTAAAGAGCTTCTACAGGACGATACGGATCGCTGGTATGGTCTAAATAATACGTCATTCTCGGTCTTTAACCTAAAAGCAGAAAACGATTGGTCTTGTGAATTATTTAACTGTCAGAAACATCTTGAAACGAGTGCTACGAAATAA
- a CDS encoding electron transfer flavoprotein subunit alpha/FixB family protein translates to MAKKVLVLAESRDGALRNVSFEAIAAAKEISGGGEVFAVLCGDSVQSLATELIHYGADRVLTAENEKLANYTPDGYFQTLKQIIDDESPEAIVFGHTSLGKDLSPRLAARLESGLISDVTGLEQAGENTVFTRPVYSGKAFEKKLISDGLVFVTIRPNNIAPLEKDESRSGDVTSVSVDIKDLRTIVKEVVRKASTGVDLAEAKIIVAGGRGVKSEDGFKPLQELADVLGAAVGASRGACDADYCDYSLQIGQTGKVVTPDLYIACGISGAIQHLAGMSNSKVIVAINKDPEASIFSVADYGIVGDLFEVVPLLTEEFKKVLV, encoded by the coding sequence ATGGCAAAAAAAGTTTTAGTACTTGCAGAATCCCGTGACGGTGCGTTACGTAATGTTTCATTTGAAGCAATTGCAGCAGCAAAAGAAATCTCTGGAGGCGGAGAAGTGTTCGCCGTATTATGTGGTGACTCTGTTCAGTCGTTAGCAACTGAATTGATCCATTATGGAGCTGATCGTGTACTCACAGCGGAAAATGAAAAACTAGCAAACTATACACCAGATGGATATTTTCAAACATTAAAGCAGATCATCGATGATGAAAGTCCTGAAGCTATCGTTTTCGGACACACATCATTAGGAAAAGACCTTTCTCCAAGACTTGCAGCTCGTCTAGAATCTGGACTGATTTCAGATGTTACAGGACTTGAACAAGCTGGTGAGAACACAGTGTTTACTCGCCCTGTCTATTCAGGAAAAGCTTTTGAAAAGAAACTAATCTCAGATGGTTTAGTGTTCGTTACGATTCGTCCTAACAACATCGCACCATTAGAGAAGGATGAATCTCGTTCTGGTGATGTAACATCAGTTTCTGTTGATATTAAAGACTTAAGAACGATTGTTAAAGAAGTGGTCCGTAAAGCATCTACTGGCGTAGATCTAGCAGAAGCAAAGATTATCGTTGCCGGCGGTCGAGGCGTAAAATCAGAAGATGGCTTCAAACCTCTTCAAGAACTTGCAGATGTACTTGGTGCAGCTGTAGGAGCCTCTCGTGGTGCATGTGATGCCGATTATTGTGATTATTCATTGCAGATCGGTCAAACGGGTAAAGTTGTAACGCCTGATCTTTATATCGCTTGTGGGATTTCTGGAGCCATTCAGCATCTAGCTGGAATGTCTAATTCTAAAGTAATCGTGGCGATCAACAAAGATCCAGAAGCTAGCATCTTCTCGGTAGCAGACTATGGAATCGTTGGTGACCTGTTTGAAGTCGTTCCATTATTAACAGAAGAGTTTAAAAAAGTGTTAGTATAA
- a CDS encoding electron transfer flavoprotein subunit beta/FixA family protein, whose amino-acid sequence MNIFVILKRTFDTEEKISVSNNKISEDSAEFIINPYDEYAIEEAITLKDAHGGTVTVVTVGDEDSEKELRTALAMGADQAVLISNEDLDSQDQFTTSSVLAAYFKDKEYDIILGGNVAIDNGTGQVGPRLAELLDIPHVTTITKIEINGTTVNIERDVEGDLEKIETSLPLLVTAQQGLNEPRYPSLPGIMKAKKKPLETLELDDLDIDEDDVEAKTKTVEVYLPPKKEAGKILSGETPDQVKELVSLLRNEAKVI is encoded by the coding sequence ATGAACATTTTTGTTATTTTAAAACGTACTTTTGATACAGAGGAAAAAATTTCTGTTTCAAACAACAAGATCTCTGAAGACAGTGCAGAATTCATTATTAATCCATATGACGAATATGCGATTGAAGAAGCGATCACATTAAAAGATGCACACGGTGGTACTGTTACGGTGGTCACAGTTGGAGATGAAGATTCTGAAAAAGAGCTTCGTACAGCACTGGCTATGGGAGCAGATCAAGCGGTTCTTATCTCGAATGAAGATTTGGACAGCCAAGATCAATTCACGACTTCATCTGTTTTGGCAGCTTACTTTAAAGACAAAGAATACGACATCATTTTAGGCGGAAACGTTGCAATTGATAACGGCACTGGTCAAGTTGGGCCGCGTCTAGCAGAGTTACTAGATATTCCGCATGTAACAACAATTACAAAGATTGAAATAAACGGGACAACTGTAAACATCGAACGTGATGTAGAAGGAGATCTTGAGAAGATTGAAACATCACTTCCGTTATTGGTTACAGCACAACAGGGGTTAAATGAGCCTCGTTATCCTTCGTTACCAGGAATCATGAAAGCAAAGAAGAAGCCTCTTGAAACGTTGGAGTTAGATGATCTTGATATTGATGAAGATGACGTTGAAGCAAAAACAAAAACAGTAGAAGTATATCTTCCGCCTAAGAAGGAAGCTGGAAAAATCCTATCAGGTGAAACTCCAGACCAAGTAAAAGAACTTGTATCTCTGTTAAGAAACGAAGCGAAGGTAATATAA